A genome region from Ctenopharyngodon idella isolate HZGC_01 chromosome 5, HZGC01, whole genome shotgun sequence includes the following:
- the LOC127512615 gene encoding GTPase IMAP family member 8-like isoform X2, with protein MEQSLNLVLLGKKGAGKSLSGNTLLGRNAFISKKSGKLVTRDVAVESETLDGLSITVYDTPGFCGTEMSEDEIQQMIKEKVFQKCESGPCVFLLVIKAESFNEEEKETVEKIEKLLGENHFEKTWILFTKGDELKEENMTIEEFLDEFEPLKKLVEKYDQRFHVFNNKIKSDQCRILLTK; from the coding sequence ATGGAACAAAGTTTAAACTTGGTATTACTGGGGAAAAAAGGAGCTGGGAAAAGTTTATCAGGAAACACATTACTGGGACGAAACGCTTTCATATCGAAGAAAAGCGGAAAATTAGTCACACGAGATGTTGCTGTTGAATCTGAAACCCTCGATGGACTGTCAATCACTGTTTATGACACACCAGGATTCTGTGGCACAGAGATGAGTGAAGATGAGATTCAGCAGATGATCAAAGAAAAGGTTTTCCAGAAATGTGAATCTGGCCCCTGTGTGTTTCTGCTGGTCATCAAAGCTGAAAGCTTCAatgaagaagagaaagaaactGTGGAGAAGATTGAGAAGCTGTTGGGAGAAAACCACTTTGAGAAAACCTGGATTCTCTTCACCAAAGGAGACGAACTGAAGGAAGAAAACATGACAATAGAAGAATTCCTTGATGAGTTTGAACCCTTAAAGAAACTTGTTGAGAAATATGATCAGAGATTCCATGTGTTCAATAACAAGATAAAAAGTGACCAATGTAGAATCCTGCTTACAAAATGA
- the LOC127512615 gene encoding GTPase IMAP family member 9-like isoform X1, with protein MIQRSFGLKATVGGRLQRRIPAIRENTSFRRIVLMGKTGAGKSAAGNTILGQKEFESELNMSSVSRQCLEKHTTVSGRTLSVVDTPGFFDTEMKPEQLMKEIGNCVYLSSPGPHAFLIVFPVNHRFTDQEMQIVDLIETFFGEEVSTYSIILFTYGDLLKGQSLEKNIEQNSRLRHLVQKCGGRFHIFNNEDQNNREQVNDLLQMIDRMTEQNGGYYSNQMLEDAQKFREEQEKRKQRDRERGKLMATENEDELKKFVTMYIGRFIFPAFALNGLEKTAVAVGVGTAVGAIIGTVGGPVGVVLGGAVGAAVGGVVSGAANNVVGAAVSTFGAVRSFLSRMKW; from the exons ATGATCCAGAGATCATTCGGGTTAAAGG caacagTTGGAGGGAGGCTGCAGAGAAGGATTCCTGCCATCAGAGAAAATACCTCGTTCAGAAGAATTGTTCTTATGGGTAAAACTGGTGCTGGGAAAAGTGCAGCTGGAAACACAATATTGGGACAGAAAGAGTTTGAATCTGAGTTGAATATGTCTTCAGTATCACGTCAATGTTTAGAGAAACACACCACTGTTTCAGGCAGGACATTGTCTGTAGTTGATACTCCTGGATTTTTTGACACAGAGATGAAACCTGAGCAGTTAATGAAAGAGATaggcaattgtgtttatttatccaGTCCTGGACCTCATGCTTTTCTCATTGTGTTTCCTGTGAATCACAGATTCACTGATCAGGAGATGCAGATTGTTGACCTTATTGAAACATTTTTTGGAGAGGAGGTGTCAACATACTCCATTATTCTCTTCACTTATGGAGATCTGCTAAAAGGACAGTCCCTAGAGAAGAACATTGAGCAGAACAGTAGATTAAGACATCTAGTTCAAAAATGTGGAGGCAGATTTCACATCTTCAACAATGAAGATCAGAATAACAGAGAGCAGGTGAATGATCTCCTGCAGATGATTGACAGAATGACAGAGCAGAATGGTGGATACTACAGCAATCAGATGTTAGAAGATGCTCAGAAATTTAGAGAAGAGCAAGAAAAGAGgaaacagagagacagagagcggGGAAAACTAATGGCAACAGAAAATGaagatgaattaaaaaaatttgttaCTATGTATATAGGTAGGTTCATTTTTCCAGCTTTTGCATTAAATGGTTTAGAAAAAACTGCTGTTGCTGTGGGAGTGGGAACAGCTGTTGGTGCAATAATTGGCACAGTTGGTGGGCCTGTTGGAGTAGTTCTTGGTGGAGCCGTTGGTGCAGCTGTTGGTGGAGTTGTTAGTGGAGCTGCTAATAATGTTGTTGGGGCTGCTGTTAGTACTTTTGGTGCTGTTAGATCTTTTTTGAGCCGTATGAAATGGTGA